One Rhodoferax sp. GW822-FHT02A01 genomic window, TGAGCTTCTTGTGGTAGCAGAAATGAGGGATGTAGGTTCCAGCTCGGTCCGCAGCATGCATGATCATGCTGCCTTCAGAGATTTCAACCTTTTTGCCGTCGAGTTCGATTTCAATCATGAGATGCCTTTCGCAGGGCCGTCCCAAGGAAGGCATGCGCCCCCTCGGGGGGCCGCGAACGATAAGTGAGCTTGGGGGTCATATTCGATTCGCTCAAACGTTGGCAGTGACCATGCAGGTCTTGTGCTCAACGTGGTGCACAAATTCGTGCCGGAAGTGCTTGATCATGGCGCGCACCGGCATGGCCGCCGCGTCACCCAGAGCGCAGATGGTTCTACCCATGATGTTCTCAGCCACGTTGTCCAGCAGATCCATATCTGCAGGACGCCCCTGTCCTTCTTCGATGCGATCCACCACGCGGGACAACCAGCCCGTGCCTTCGCGGCAAGGTGTGCACTGACCGCAGGATTCGTGGGCATAGAAGTAGCTCAGGCGTTGCAACGCCTTGACCATGCAACGGCTGTCGTCCATCACGATCACAGCGCCAGAACCGAGCATGGAACCCGCCTTGGAGATGGAGTCGTAGTCCATGGTGCATTCCATGATGATGGAAGCAGGCAACACAGGCGAAGAAGATCCACCGGGGATGACGGCCTTGAGCGTGCGTCCGGCACGTACACCGCCAGCCAACTCCAGCAGTTTGGCAAAAGGCGTACCCATGGGAACTTCGTAGTTGCCGGGACGCTCCACGTCACCACTGACAGAATAGATCTTGGTGCCGCCGTTGTTGGGCTTGCCGCATTCGAGGTAGGCTTGGGCGCCGTTGCGGATGATCCAGGGAACCGCCGCGAAGGTCTCGGTGTTATTGATTGTGGTGGGCTTGCCGTACAGGCCAAAGCTGGCCGGGAAAGGCGGCTTGAACCGGGGCTGCCCCTTCTTGCCTTCCAGCGACTCCAGCAGTGCGGTTTCTTCACCGCAGATATAAGCGCCAAAACCGTGGGCCGCGTGCAGCTGGAAGCTGAACTCGCTACCCAAAATGTTGTCACCCAAATAGCCGGCAGCGCGGGCTTCTTCCAGTGCTTCTTCAAAGCGCTCGTAGGCCGAGAAGATTTCACCGTGGATGTAGTTGTAACCCACGCTGATACCCATGGCGTAGGCCGCAATGATCATGCCTTCAATCACGATATGCGGATTGAATTGCAGGATGTCGCGGTCCTTGCAGGTACCGGGTTCGCCTTCGTCCGAATTGCACACCAGGTACTTCTGTCCCGGGAACTTGCGCGGCATGAAGCTCCACTTCAAGCCGGTGGGAAAACCGGCGCCGCCGCGACCACGCAGGGCCGACTCTTTGACGGTCGTAATGACCTGGTCCTGGCTCAGCCCTTCGCCGCCGTCCTTGCCAAGCACCTTGCGCAACGCTTGATAGCCACCACGGGCTTCATAGTCCTTGATGCGCCAGTTGGAACCATTCAATCCTGCGTAGATTTGCGGATTGATGTGGCGATCATGAAAACAGGTCTGAACGCCCGTGGCGCTGAACTGGTTGATGATGTCTTGAGCGCTCATGCCTTGCCCTCCGCGGCGCGGATGCCGTCTACCAACTGGTCCAGCTTTTCATTGCTCATGAAGCTGCACATCTTGCGGTCATTCACCAGCATCACAGGCGAGTCGGCGCAGGCGCCCAGGCACTCGCTCTGCTGCAAGGTGAACAGGCCATCTGCCGTGGTTTCGCCCATGGAGATGCCCAGCTTTTTTTCCAGATGGTGCAGGGCCACTTGGCCATCGCGCAACTGGCAAGGCAGATTGGTACACACATTGAGCTTGAACTTGCCAACCGGGCGCTGGTTGTACATGTTGTAGAACGTGGTCACTTCATGCACAGCCATAGGCGCCATGCCGAGGTAGTCAGCCACTACTTTTTCACTTTCGGCGCTGACATAGCCCAGTTCCTGCTGCACGATCGACAGGCAAGCCATCACGGCTGACTGCTTCTGGTCGGCGGGGTACTTGGCTACTTCCTTGGCAAAGCGCGCTTTGGTAGCTTCAGAGATCATCGATCAATCTCTCCAAAAACAATATCAATCGTGCCGATCACGGCGACCGCATCAGCGATCATGTGACCGGTGGTCATTTCGTTGAGGCCTGAGAGGTGCACAAAGCCTGGCGGACGGATCTTCATGCGGTACGGCTTGTTGGCACCATCACTCACGATGTAGATGCCAAACTCGCCCTTGGGATGCTCCACCGCCGCATACGCCTCGCCTTCCGGCACGCGAAAGCCTTCAGAAAACAGCTTGAAGTGGTGAATCAGCTCTTCCATGCTGGTCTTCATGGATTCACGCGAAGGCGGTGCAACCTTGTGGTTCTCCGTGATCACTGGGCCGGGGTTGGCGCGCAACCACTTTATGCACTGCTTGATGAGCTCGTTGGACTGCTTCATCTCCTCCATGCGGACCAGGTAACGGTCATACACATCACCCGTCTTGCCCACTGGAATGTCAAACTCCAACTCGCTATAGACCTCATACGGCTGCTGCTTGCGCAAATCCCAAGCCACGCCAGATCCGCGCAGCATGGGGCCGGTGAAGCCCAGATTCAGTGCGCGCTCGTCCGTGACGATGCCGATATCCACCGTACGCTGTTTGAAGATGCGGTTGTCGGTCAGCAGTGTGTGGTATTCCTCCATGCACACCGGGAAGCGACGTGTGAAATCCTCGATGTAATCCAGCAACGAACCTTGGCGATTGCGGTTCAACTCTTCCACGCCCTTGGCATTGCGCACCTTGCTGGCCTTGAACTTCGGCATGGTCTCTGGCAGATCGCGATACACGCCGCCCGGACGGAAGTAGGCCGCGTGCATACGTGCACCGCTGACTGCTTCATACATGTCGAACAGGTCTTCGCGCTCACGGAAGGTGTACATCAGGATAGTGGAGCTACCCAGGTCATTGGCCACCGAGCCCAACCACATCAGGTGATTGAGCAGGCGCGTGATTTCGGCAAACATCACACGGATGTACTGGGCACGCACCGGCACCTCGATACCCAGCAGCTTTTCGATCGCCAGGCAATACGCATGCTCATTGCTCATCATGGACACGTAATCGAGGCGGTCCATATAGGGCAAGGTCTGGATGTAGGTCTTGGTCTCTGCCAACTTTTCGGTGGCACGGTGCAGCAACCCGATATGCGGATCTGCACGCTGGATGACTTCGCCATCCAGCTCCAGCACCAGACGCAACACACCGTGTGCTGCCGGGTGTTGGGGTCCAAAGTTCAGGGTGTAGTTCTTGATTTCAGCCATGCGCTCTACTGCTTATTGCAGGCCCCCGTATTTGTCTTCACGAATCACGCGCGGGGTGATTTCCCGCGCTTCGATGGTGACCGGCTGGTACACCACGCGTGCACGCTCGGCGTCGTAACGCATTTCCACGTGACCTTCGGCAGGGAAGTCCTTGCGGAAGGGATGCCCGATGAAGCCGTAGTCGGTCAGAATGCGACGCAGGTCTTCGTGGCCTTCAAACACGATGCCAAACAGGTCAAACGCTTCGCGTTCAAACCAGTTGGCAGAAGCCCATACCTTGCTCAACGAATCCACCACCGGCATATCGTCATCCGTGGCAAAAACTTTCAGACGCAAGCGCTGATTCAAAGACACGGAAAGCAGGTGTGACACCGCACAAAAACGCGGGCCATCATGCTCCCCATTCTTGTACTCGGAGTAATCCACGCCACACAGATCGATCAATTGCTCAAATTTGCAGCCTGCAGAATCCTTGAGTGCACGTGCGGCAGCAAGATAGTCGGAAGCAGCAACTTCAACAGTCACCTCACCCAGCGCAATGGATATCTTTTGAACCTTGTCACCCAGAGCGGCCACCACTGCATCGCGTGTGGCCTCGGGACGGACAGAAAATGTTGTCATGCTGATCCTTTACGCCCGTGCAATCGTCTCTGTACGGCGAATCTTCAGCTGCAACTGCAGGATGCCGTAAATCAGCGCTTCAGCTGTAGGCGGGCATCCCGGCACGTACACATCCACGGGAACAATGCGATCACAGCCGCGCACCACGGAATAGCTGTAGTGGTAGTAGCCGCCACCATTCGCACAGGAACCCATGGAGAGCACCCAGCGCGGCTCAGACATCTGGTCGTATACCTTGCGAAATGCGGGTGCCATCTTGTTGGTCAGCGTACCGGCCACGATCATCAGATCGGACTGGCGGGGGCTGGCACGAAACACCTCAGCGCCAAAGCGACTGAGGTCATAGCGCGCAACCGCAGAGTGCATCATCTCCACCGCACAGCACGCCAGACCAAAAGTCATGGGCCAAATGGAGCCGGTCTTGGCCCAATTCATCACCGAGTCGTAACTCGTGGTGACAAATCCTTCTTTGAGTACACCTTCAATCATTTGTTTACTCCCAATCGAGGGCGCCTTTTTTCCACATGTAGACAAAACCGATCGTGAGCACCGCCACGAATTCCAGCCCAACCAGGAAACCAATCAGGCCCGTCTCTCTCAGCGAAACAGCCCAGGGAAACAGGAACGCAGTTTCCAGGTCAAACAAGATGAACAGGATGGCCACAAGGTAGTAGCGCACGTCGAACTTCATGCGGGCATCTTCAAATGCCTCGAAGCCACATTCGTAAGGGGAGTTTTTGGCCGCATCCGGTCGATTGGGACCGAGCACATAACCAATGACTTGGGGTGCGACGCCGATGCCGATACCAACCAAGATGAACAAGAGGACGGGGAGATATTGATCGAGGTTCATCTTTGGATCTGATCACCGTAAATTGCTTCACACCGGAGAGCTCCGGAGTGAAGTCACCACATTTGGTGCCGTCGGCGAGACTCGAACTCGCACAGCTTTCGCCACTACCCCCTCAAGATAGCGTGTCTACCAATTTCACCACGACGGCGGCTTTATGTTGCAGGACTTGCGTGAGGAGCCCCACGGCTTTTTGCTCATCCAGCAACCTTAGAGTTTACCCTGAAATCACCCCGGTTCCCCTGGGGTGAAGGGAATTACTTCGATGGAATTTGTGCGGCGCCCGATGCAGGGGCTGCAGGCGCAGCCGGGGCCACAGCGGCAGCCGGCGCAGCAGGTGCCACAGACTCCAAGACACTGCCAGAACTGCTGGGGCGCTGGTTGCCGAAATAGGCCAAAGCCAACGTGCACACAAAGAACACCGTGGCCAGGATGGCGGTTGTTCGTGACAGGAAATTGGCACTGCCACTGGCGCCGAACAAGCTGCCAGAGCTCCCGCTACCAAAGGCAGCACCCATGTCCGCACCTTTGCCGTGCTGCACCAAAATCAGGCCGATCATGGCCAAAGCAGACAACATTTGAACCGTCAAAATAATCGTAACCACAATACTCATACTCTTCTCCTAATTCGTAAACCTGCCGCGCGCATCAGTTGGCTGCGGCAATGATGGAAAGAAAATCTGCCGCCTTGAGTGCGGCTCCACCAACCAGGCCGCCATCAATATCCGGCTGCGCCAGCAATTGGGCCGCATTGGCTGCATTCATGCTGCCGCCGTACAGAATGTGGACGCGGTCAGCCTTCTCACTGGCGGCATGCAGTTGCGCCCTTAGCACGGCGTGTACTTGCTGCGCCATTTCGGGCGTCGCAGTTTTGCCAGTACCAATGGCCCAGACAGGCTCGTACGCCACAACGATTTCACTTATGCAATGGCCATTGGCATGAATAACCGCCGCCAACTGGCGCTTGACCACCTCTTCCGTACGACCAGCCTCACGCTCCGCCAAGGTCTCACCCACACACACGATCGGAGTAATGCCTGCCGCCAAGGCACGCTGGGCCTTGGTTGCCACTGTGCTATCTGTCTCGCCATGGTAATGACGACGCTCGGAATGACCCACGATCACGTAGCGAGTGCCAAAGTCCTTGAGCATGGCAGCAGAAATTTCACCGGTATAAGCACCGGACTCCTGCGCCGAGACATCCTGTGCGCCCAGGGCAATGGCGGTACCCTCAACCAAATGTTGAACTTGCGCCAGATAGACCGCGGGCACACACACCGTCACCAGGCTCTTCCAATCTGCAGAACCAGCCAGCAAGGCTTGCAGCAAAGCGGCATTGGAGGCTGCATTGCCGTTCATCTTCCAATTGCCAGCGATCAGCTTCTTTTTCATGCTGTTCCCCAATTCAAAACAATTTTCCCCACATGCCGATTGGACTCCATCAATGCATGCGCTGCAGCCGCTCCACTTCCCGTCGGGCTTGCGGCATCCACCGCAGCAAATACGCTGTGGATCACCGGCTTAACGTGTCCGGATTCCAGCAGCGGCCAGACCTTGTGCAGACAGGCTTGTGCGATGGCCTGTTTGAAGGCCACCGGCCGCACGCGCAGCGTGGAACCGGTCACCGTCAGGCGCTTGCGCATCACCAGACCTGCATTGATTTCACTTTTCACACCACCCTGCACGGCAATGATGACCAGACGGCCGTCCTCAGCCAGGCAATTGACTTCACGCGCCACATAGGCTCCCGCCACCATGTCCAGTATCACGTCCACGCCGCGGCCATCGGTCAGGCGTTTGACTTCGGCTTCAAAATCCTGCGTCTTGTAGTTGATGGCATGGTCAGCACCGAGCGCAAGGATCGCATCGCACTTGGCATCGCTGCCGGCGGTGGCAATCACCTTGGCCCCCAAAGCCTTGGCCAACTGAATGGCGGTTACGCCAATGCCGCTGGTACCGCCTTGCACCAACAAGGTTTCACCATTGGCCAGGCGGCCGCGGTCAAACACATTGCTCCAGACGGTAAAGAAAGTCTCCGGCAGGCTCGCAGCCTCGACATCACTCAAGCCCCGCGGAACGGGCAGGCATTGCGCAATCGGTGCCACGCAGAATTCAGCATAGCCGCCGCCCGCCACCAGCGCACACACGCGGTCTCCCACATGCAAACCTGCGGCCGCCAGCGCCTGCGCATCGCCATCAACGATCGTCCCGGCCACTTCCAGTCCGGGAATGTCGGATGCCCCCTCGGGCGCAGGGTAGTGTCCGCCACGCTGCAGCACATCGGGACGGTTCACCCCGCTGGCAGACACCCGCAGACACAGCTCACCCACTGCCGCTGACGGCATGGGGCGCTCTGCCAGACGTAAAACGTCCGGCGCGCCAAAGGATGCTATTTCGATGACTTTCATGAAGTGTGTACCGCAGGGGTCGTCCGAGACGGACTCAGAGACCCCGGCTTGCTTGCGTACTTAACCTTGCTGTTCGCCGTTTGCTGCCGGACGGTCAAGTAGCGCCTTCATGGACAGCTTGATACGACCCTTTTCGTCGGTCTCCAGAACCTTGACCTTGACGATCTGACCTTCGGACAGGTAGTCCGTGACCTTTTCGACGCGCTCATGGGCGATCTGACTGATGTGCAGCAGGCCATCCTTGCCGGGCAGCAGGTTGACCAGGGCGCCGAAGTCCAGAATCTTGGTAACCGGGCCTTCGTAGACCTTGCCGATTTCCACTTCTGCGGTGATCTGTTCGATACGGCGCTTGGCTTCTTCAGCCTTGGCTGGATCGGCGGAAGCGATGGTGATGGTGCCGTCTTCCTCGATGTTGATCTGGGTGCCAGTTTCTTCGGTCAACGCACGGATGACTGCGCCGCCCTTGCCGATCACGTCACGAATCTTCTCGGGGTTGATCTTCATGGTGAACAGGCGCGGTGCGAAGTTGGACACTTCGGTCTTGGCTTCGGACATGGCTTCCTGCATCTTGCCCAGGATGTGCATACGGGCTTCCTTGGCCTGGGCCAGAGCAACCTGCATGATTTCCTTGGTGATGCCCTGGATCTTGATGTCCATCTGCAGAGCAGTAATACCGTTGGTGGTACCGGCCACCTTGAAGTCCATGTCACCCAGGTGGTCTTCGTCACCCAGGATGTCGGTCAACACGGCAAAGCGGTTGTCTTCCTTGATCAGACCCATGGCGATACCAGCCACATGGGCCTTCATCGGCACACCAGCATCCATCAGCGACAGGCAGCCGCCACAAACGGAAGCCATGGAAGAGGAACCATTGGATTCAGTGATTTCAGACACCACACGCATGGTGTAGGGAAAGTCTTCCTTGTTCGGCAGCACGGCAACCAGGGCACGCTTGGCCAGACGGCCATGGCCGATTTCGCGGCGCTTTGGGGTTCCGACGCGGCCGGTTTCACCGGTGGCGAAGGGAGGCATGTTGTAGTGCAGCATGAAGCGGTCTTCGTACTCACCGGACAGTGCGTCAATGCGCTGCGCATCACGCTCGGTGCCCAGGGTGGTGATCACCAAAGCCTGGGTCTCGCCACGGGTAAACAGGGCAGAGCCATGGGTGCGCGGCAGCACGCTGTTACGGATTTCGATCGGACGCACGGTACGGGTGTCGCGGCCGTCGATACGGGGTTCGCCTGCCAAAATCTGGCTGCGCACGATCTTGGCTTCGATTTCAAACAGCAGGCCTTCGACAGCCACACTGTCAAACGCAGCGCCATCGGCCTTCAGGGCGGCCATGACGTCAGCGTAAGCCGCGCGGCACGCTTGCGTACGGGCTTGCTTGTTGCGGATCTGGTATGCGGCAACCAGCTTGTCCTTGGCCAGGCTGTCGATCTTGGCGATCAGTGCTTCGTCCTTGGCAGGAGCCTTCCAGTCCCACACCGGCTTGCCCGCATCACGCACCAGTTCATGGATGGCGTTGATGGCGATATTGCCTTGCTGGTGGCCGTAAACCACAGCACCCAGCATGACTTCTTCGGACAGTTGTTGGGCTTCGGACTCGACCATCAGCACTGCGGCTTCAGTACCAGCCACCACCAGATCCATCAAGGAATCCTTGCGGGCAGTCTGGCCAGGGTTGAGCACGTATTCACCGTTGACGTAACCCACGCGGGCGGCACCAATGGGGCCGCTGAAAGGCACGCCGCTGACGGACAGTGCGGCGCTCACGGCGATCATGGAGGCGATGTCGGCATCGACTTCAGGATTCAGCGACACGGTATGCACAACCACGTGCACTTCGTTGAAAAAGCCTTCAGGGAACAGGGGGCGGATTGGACGGTCGATCAGGCGGCTGGTCAGGGTCTCGAATTCGCTGGGGCGGCCTTCGCGCTTGAAGAAGCTGCCGGGAATCTTGCCAGCGGCATAGCTCTTTTCGAGGTAGTCAACGGTCAGGGGGAAAAAGTCCTGACCGGCCTTGCCTTCGGTCTTGGCGACCACGGTGGCCAGCACCACGGTGCCGTCCATGTCCAGCAGCACGGCGCCGCTGGATTGACGGGCGATTTCGCCGGTTTCCATGGTGACTGTGTGTTGGCCCCACTGGAACGTCTTGCTTACTTTTTTGAACATCGTCATATTGCTTATCTCCATTGATTACGGATATGAATTGGGAGGTGCAGGCCACCTCGCCCAAGCCCGGATTCAACGTCGCAGTCCACGATGCCATTCCAGCGGCACTTGCGTCAAATGACGCTGGAATGACACAGCTTCGCTCTGCTTTTGCCGTCTCCGAAGTAAAAAACGCCTGAGCTAGTGACCTAACTCAGGCGCCTCACTTATTTTGGCTTTCGCTTACTTGCGCAGACCCAACTTGGCGATCAGCGCGGTGTAACGGTCAGCGTCCTTGTCCTTCAGGTAGTCCAGCAGCTTGCGGCGACGGCTCACCATACGCAACAGACCACGACGACCATGGTGGTCCTTGGCGTGGGTCTTGAAGTGGGGGGTGAGTTCGTTGATGCGTGCGGTCAGCAGTGCTACTTGAACTTCGGGGGATCCGGTATCACCGGCGCTACGTGCATTGTCCTTGACAACGGCTGCTTTGATGCTGGATGCGATCATGTCTTACTTCCTGTTTTGGACGACCCCGCTCCTGCGAGCGACGTCCCGGTGGTTGAACTTGCGCCTGGTGCTGGAACTGCTCCAAACGTGCGCCTTGCGGTATGCAAAGCCTTAGGATTATAGCCGAGCCCACGGGAGTCACCAAATCTCCGCTTTGACCGAAATTGGCAGGTGCCAGCAGATAGCGCCATCACGACGGTTTTCAAGCCCGTGGACGCAACAATAAACACCTTGAAATTCTCTTGAATTCGCAGCGGCAGGACGCAGTTGTGGACCATGCGGCGCTCACGGTGAGCGGCGCGCCAAGAACCAGGAGTTCACCATGATGTTTGCCACCGCCCACCCCGCTTTTCGCCGCAATGCCTATGCACCTGCAGGACGTGCACTGGAGCGCTTTCTGAGCAATGCCGCTCTAGAGTCACGCCAGCCCGCCCCCCAATACAAGCAGGATGAGACCGCTTT contains:
- the nuoF gene encoding NADH-quinone oxidoreductase subunit NuoF, producing the protein MSAQDIINQFSATGVQTCFHDRHINPQIYAGLNGSNWRIKDYEARGGYQALRKVLGKDGGEGLSQDQVITTVKESALRGRGGAGFPTGLKWSFMPRKFPGQKYLVCNSDEGEPGTCKDRDILQFNPHIVIEGMIIAAYAMGISVGYNYIHGEIFSAYERFEEALEEARAAGYLGDNILGSEFSFQLHAAHGFGAYICGEETALLESLEGKKGQPRFKPPFPASFGLYGKPTTINNTETFAAVPWIIRNGAQAYLECGKPNNGGTKIYSVSGDVERPGNYEVPMGTPFAKLLELAGGVRAGRTLKAVIPGGSSSPVLPASIIMECTMDYDSISKAGSMLGSGAVIVMDDSRCMVKALQRLSYFYAHESCGQCTPCREGTGWLSRVVDRIEEGQGRPADMDLLDNVAENIMGRTICALGDAAAMPVRAMIKHFRHEFVHHVEHKTCMVTANV
- the nuoE gene encoding NADH-quinone oxidoreductase subunit NuoE, whose translation is MISEATKARFAKEVAKYPADQKQSAVMACLSIVQQELGYVSAESEKVVADYLGMAPMAVHEVTTFYNMYNQRPVGKFKLNVCTNLPCQLRDGQVALHHLEKKLGISMGETTADGLFTLQQSECLGACADSPVMLVNDRKMCSFMSNEKLDQLVDGIRAAEGKA
- a CDS encoding NADH-quinone oxidoreductase subunit D; amino-acid sequence: MAEIKNYTLNFGPQHPAAHGVLRLVLELDGEVIQRADPHIGLLHRATEKLAETKTYIQTLPYMDRLDYVSMMSNEHAYCLAIEKLLGIEVPVRAQYIRVMFAEITRLLNHLMWLGSVANDLGSSTILMYTFREREDLFDMYEAVSGARMHAAYFRPGGVYRDLPETMPKFKASKVRNAKGVEELNRNRQGSLLDYIEDFTRRFPVCMEEYHTLLTDNRIFKQRTVDIGIVTDERALNLGFTGPMLRGSGVAWDLRKQQPYEVYSELEFDIPVGKTGDVYDRYLVRMEEMKQSNELIKQCIKWLRANPGPVITENHKVAPPSRESMKTSMEELIHHFKLFSEGFRVPEGEAYAAVEHPKGEFGIYIVSDGANKPYRMKIRPPGFVHLSGLNEMTTGHMIADAVAVIGTIDIVFGEIDR
- a CDS encoding NADH-quinone oxidoreductase subunit C; this translates as MTTFSVRPEATRDAVVAALGDKVQKISIALGEVTVEVAASDYLAAARALKDSAGCKFEQLIDLCGVDYSEYKNGEHDGPRFCAVSHLLSVSLNQRLRLKVFATDDDMPVVDSLSKVWASANWFEREAFDLFGIVFEGHEDLRRILTDYGFIGHPFRKDFPAEGHVEMRYDAERARVVYQPVTIEAREITPRVIREDKYGGLQ
- a CDS encoding NADH-quinone oxidoreductase subunit B family protein, coding for MIEGVLKEGFVTTSYDSVMNWAKTGSIWPMTFGLACCAVEMMHSAVARYDLSRFGAEVFRASPRQSDLMIVAGTLTNKMAPAFRKVYDQMSEPRWVLSMGSCANGGGYYHYSYSVVRGCDRIVPVDVYVPGCPPTAEALIYGILQLQLKIRRTETIARA
- a CDS encoding NADH-quinone oxidoreductase subunit A gives rise to the protein MNLDQYLPVLLFILVGIGIGVAPQVIGYVLGPNRPDAAKNSPYECGFEAFEDARMKFDVRYYLVAILFILFDLETAFLFPWAVSLRETGLIGFLVGLEFVAVLTIGFVYMWKKGALDWE
- the secG gene encoding preprotein translocase subunit SecG; this encodes MSIVVTIILTVQMLSALAMIGLILVQHGKGADMGAAFGSGSSGSLFGASGSANFLSRTTAILATVFFVCTLALAYFGNQRPSSSGSVLESVAPAAPAAAVAPAAPAAPASGAAQIPSK
- the tpiA gene encoding triose-phosphate isomerase; this translates as MKKKLIAGNWKMNGNAASNAALLQALLAGSADWKSLVTVCVPAVYLAQVQHLVEGTAIALGAQDVSAQESGAYTGEISAAMLKDFGTRYVIVGHSERRHYHGETDSTVATKAQRALAAGITPIVCVGETLAEREAGRTEEVVKRQLAAVIHANGHCISEIVVAYEPVWAIGTGKTATPEMAQQVHAVLRAQLHAASEKADRVHILYGGSMNAANAAQLLAQPDIDGGLVGGAALKAADFLSIIAAAN
- a CDS encoding NAD(P)H-quinone oxidoreductase; this translates as MKVIEIASFGAPDVLRLAERPMPSAAVGELCLRVSASGVNRPDVLQRGGHYPAPEGASDIPGLEVAGTIVDGDAQALAAAGLHVGDRVCALVAGGGYAEFCVAPIAQCLPVPRGLSDVEAASLPETFFTVWSNVFDRGRLANGETLLVQGGTSGIGVTAIQLAKALGAKVIATAGSDAKCDAILALGADHAINYKTQDFEAEVKRLTDGRGVDVILDMVAGAYVAREVNCLAEDGRLVIIAVQGGVKSEINAGLVMRKRLTVTGSTLRVRPVAFKQAIAQACLHKVWPLLESGHVKPVIHSVFAAVDAASPTGSGAAAAHALMESNRHVGKIVLNWGTA
- the pnp gene encoding polyribonucleotide nucleotidyltransferase, with translation MTMFKKVSKTFQWGQHTVTMETGEIARQSSGAVLLDMDGTVVLATVVAKTEGKAGQDFFPLTVDYLEKSYAAGKIPGSFFKREGRPSEFETLTSRLIDRPIRPLFPEGFFNEVHVVVHTVSLNPEVDADIASMIAVSAALSVSGVPFSGPIGAARVGYVNGEYVLNPGQTARKDSLMDLVVAGTEAAVLMVESEAQQLSEEVMLGAVVYGHQQGNIAINAIHELVRDAGKPVWDWKAPAKDEALIAKIDSLAKDKLVAAYQIRNKQARTQACRAAYADVMAALKADGAAFDSVAVEGLLFEIEAKIVRSQILAGEPRIDGRDTRTVRPIEIRNSVLPRTHGSALFTRGETQALVITTLGTERDAQRIDALSGEYEDRFMLHYNMPPFATGETGRVGTPKRREIGHGRLAKRALVAVLPNKEDFPYTMRVVSEITESNGSSSMASVCGGCLSLMDAGVPMKAHVAGIAMGLIKEDNRFAVLTDILGDEDHLGDMDFKVAGTTNGITALQMDIKIQGITKEIMQVALAQAKEARMHILGKMQEAMSEAKTEVSNFAPRLFTMKINPEKIRDVIGKGGAVIRALTEETGTQINIEEDGTITIASADPAKAEEAKRRIEQITAEVEIGKVYEGPVTKILDFGALVNLLPGKDGLLHISQIAHERVEKVTDYLSEGQIVKVKVLETDEKGRIKLSMKALLDRPAANGEQQG
- the rpsO gene encoding 30S ribosomal protein S15 — its product is MIASSIKAAVVKDNARSAGDTGSPEVQVALLTARINELTPHFKTHAKDHHGRRGLLRMVSRRRKLLDYLKDKDADRYTALIAKLGLRK